One Drosophila kikkawai strain 14028-0561.14 chromosome 3L, DkikHiC1v2, whole genome shotgun sequence genomic window carries:
- the SPoCk gene encoding calcium-transporting ATPase type 2C member 1 isoform X1, producing MKNHNKYAKLPQDLDLSFHNDLDLLPDTAADIDLEINADDSDVAALNLNVPPALELGEEETVILTGESTAGAARRQHFEPLEFLGKNKICGLGSDSVVETGHTLTPEMLLSTSESSTHSASEVAGRLQVDVRTGLKWTEAKYRAKIIGHNELLLVEEDPTWKKYIEQFKNPLILLLLGSALVSVIMKQFDDAVSITIAILIVVTVAFIQEYRSEKSLEELKKLVPPECHCLREGRLDTFLARELVPGDVVYLNVGDRVPADIRLFEAVDLSIDESSFTGETEPARKITDVLLNNTNVKDHSNMKNIAFMGTLVRCGNGKGIVVSTGERSEFGEVFKMMQAEEAPKTPLQKSMDILGAQLSFYSFLIIGVIMLLGWLQGKPLSEMFNISVSLAVAAIPEGLPIVVTVTLALGVMRMAKRNAIVKKLPTVETLGCVNVICSDKTGTLTKNEMTATIIITSDGYMADVTGAGYNDQGEIHIRHCNNVEMAKSNITNLLEIGAVCNNAYIQKGTLLGQPTEGALVAVAMKNGMYATAENYVRIQEYPFSSEQKMMAVKCIHKYNNNKEEIFFAKGALETLLPQCTKYQFGTQTVPLTKQNESEFLAEAYEIGRKGLRVLALAKGRSMQDLIYCGLVGITDPPRPLVRESIEMLMQSGVRVKMVTGDAQETALAISNLIGIDTIHHQTLSGQEIDQMNEHQLDKVANNVSVFYRVSPRHKLEIVKSLQRTGNIVGMTGDGVNDGVALKKADIGIAMGKNGTDVCKEAADMILVNDDFHTIIAAIEEGKGIFYNIRNFVRFQLSTSIAALALIALATLMDIANPLNAMQILWINIIMDGPPAQSLGVEPVDHDVLKQKPRNVKQPMITKSVVVNVLLSASIIVLGTLWVFQREMADGTLGKTKRDTTMTFTCFVFFDMFNALSCRSQTKSVFTIGLTTNRMFLLAVGFSIVGQMLVVYFPPLQMVFQTEALTPYDIFFLVSLTSSVLVVSEIKKWFERTMERKMYSTRSELDFV from the exons ACGGGTCATACCCTCACACCTGAAATGCTGCTATCCACGTCGGAGTCATCGACCCACAGCGCCTCCGAGGTGGCTGGACGATTGCAGGTCGACGTGCGGACCGGCCTAAAATGGACGGAAGCCAAGTACCGGGCAAAGATTATCGGTCACAATGAGTTGCTGCTTGTCGAAGAAGACCCAACCTGGAAAAAGTATATTGAGCAATTCAAGAACCCGCTTATCCTACTGCTACTCGGCTCGGCCTTGGTCTCCGTGATAATGAAGCAGTTTGACGACGCCGTCAGCATAACCATAGCCATTCTGATCGTGGTCACGGTGGCCTTTATCCAGGAATACCGCTCGGAGAAGAGCCTGGAAGAGCTTAAGAAGCTGGTACCGCCCGAGTGCCACTGTCTGCGTGAGGGTCGACTTGACACGTTTCTGGCTCGAGAACTAGTCCCAGGCGACGTAGTTTACCTTAATGTAGGCGACCGCGTTCCTGCCGACATCCGGCTTTTTGAGGCCGTGGACCTATCCATTGACGAAAGCAGTTTTACCGGCGAAACGGAGCCGGCGCGCAAAATCACTGACGTCCTACTGAACAACACGAACGTCAAAGACCACAGCAACATGAAGAACATTGCCTTCATGGGCACGCTTGTGCGTTGCGGCAATGGGAAGGGCATAGTAGTCAGCACCGGGGAGCGCAGCGAGTTCGGCGAGGTCTTCAAGATGATGCAGGCCGAGGAGGCTCCCAAGACGCCGTTGCAGAAGTCAATGGACATTCTGGGGGCCCAGCTGAGCTTCTACTCCTTTCTCATAATTGGCGTGATTATGCTGCTAGGCTGGCTGCAGGGCAAGCCGCTCTCGGAGATGTTTAACATTAGCGTATCATTGGCCGTGGCCGCCATACCAGAGGGTTTACCCATCGTAGTCACGGTCACGTTAGCGCTGGGCGTTATGCGGATGGCTAAGCGCAACGCAATCGTTAAGAAGCTGCCGACAGTAGAGACACTTGGGTGCGTAAACGTTATTTGCTCGGACAAGACCGGCACCCTTACGAAAAACGAGATGACGGCCACGATTATCATCACTTCCGACGGCTACATGGCGGACGTGACTGGAGCCGGCTATAATGACCAGGGCGAGATTCACATTCGACACTGCAACAATGTGGAGATGGCCAAGTCGAACATCACGAACCTTCTTGAGATCGGGGCCGTCTGCAACAATGCCTACATCCAGAAGGGCACCTTGTTGGGTCAACCCACCGAGGGAGCCCTGGTGGCAGTGGCCATGAAGAACGGCATGTACGCCACAGCCGAGAACTATGTGCGCATCCAGGAGTACCCCTTCAGCTCTGAGCAAAAGATGATGGCCGTCAAGTGCATCCACaagtacaacaacaacaaggaggAGATCTTCTTCGCTAAGGGCGCGCTGGAGACCCTGCTGCCGCAGTGCACAAAGTACCAGTTCGGCACACAGACCGTGCCGCTAACGAAGCAGAATGAGTCCGAGTTTCTGGCTGAGGCATACGAGATCGGGCGCAAAGGCCTCCGGGTACTAGCACTAGCTAAGGGACGGTCCATGCAAGACCTCATTTACTGCGGCCTGGTCGGCATTACTGACCCTCCAAGGCCCTTGGTGCGTGAGTCCATCGAAATGTTGATGCAAAGCGGCGTGCGGGTCAAGATGGTAACTGGAGATGCGCAGGAGACAGCGTTGGCGATAT cgaaTCTCATTGGCATTGATACAATACACCACCAGACGCTGTCTGGGCAGGAGATAGACCAAATGAACGAGCATCAACTGGACAAGGTAGCCAACAATGTGAGCGTCTTTTACCGCGTATCACCGAGGCACAAGCTGGAGATAGTAAAGTCCCTCCAGCGCACCGGAAACATAGTTGGCATGACTGGGGACGGCGTCAACGACGGAGTGGCTTTGAAGAAGGCGGATATTGGTATTGCAATGGGCAAGAACGGCACTGACGTGTGCAAGGAGGCCGCGGATATGATTTTGGTCAATGACGATTTCCACACCATCAT TGCTGCTATCGAGGAGGGCAAGGGCATTTTCTACAACATTCGAAACTTTGTTCGGTTTCAACTGAGCACCTCAATCGCTGCACTGGCCCTCATCGCCTTGGCTACTCTGATGGACATTGCCAACCCCTTGAACGCTATGCAGATTTTGTGGATCAACATCATAATGGACGGCCCCCCAGCACAGTCACTTGGCGTGGAGCCCGTGGACCACGACGTGCTGAAGCAAAAGCCCCGCAATGTAAAGCAGCCCATGATAACCAAGTCGGTGGTGGTTAACGTGCTTCTAAGCGCCAGCATAATAGTCTTGGGCACGCTCTGGGTGTTTCAACGAGAAATGGCAGACGGGACGCTGGGCAAGACCAAGCGAGACACGACAATGACCTTCACGTGCTTCGTGTTCTTCGACATGTTTAATGCTCTTTCCTGCCGCTCGCAGACAAAGAGTGTTTTCACCATCGGCCTAACTACCAATCGCATGTTCCTGCTTGCCGTCGGCTTTTCAATTGTCGGCCAAATGCTGGTCGTCTATTTCCCACCGCTCCAGATGGTCTTTCAAACAGAAGCCCTAACGCCCTACGACATATTTTTCCTGGTCTCGCTCACCTCCTCCGTGCTGGTGGTTTCCGAAATAAAGAAGTGGTTTGAGCGCACCATGGAACGCAAGATGTACAGCACCCGTTCCGAGCTGGACTTTGTATGA
- the SPoCk gene encoding calcium-transporting ATPase type 2C member 1 isoform X5, whose amino-acid sequence MLLSTSESSTHSASEVAGRLQVDVRTGLKWTEAKYRAKIIGHNELLLVEEDPTWKKYIEQFKNPLILLLLGSALVSVIMKQFDDAVSITIAILIVVTVAFIQEYRSEKSLEELKKLVPPECHCLREGRLDTFLARELVPGDVVYLNVGDRVPADIRLFEAVDLSIDESSFTGETEPARKITDVLLNNTNVKDHSNMKNIAFMGTLVRCGNGKGIVVSTGERSEFGEVFKMMQAEEAPKTPLQKSMDILGAQLSFYSFLIIGVIMLLGWLQGKPLSEMFNISVSLAVAAIPEGLPIVVTVTLALGVMRMAKRNAIVKKLPTVETLGCVNVICSDKTGTLTKNEMTATIIITSDGYMADVTGAGYNDQGEIHIRHCNNVEMAKSNITNLLEIGAVCNNAYIQKGTLLGQPTEGALVAVAMKNGMYATAENYVRIQEYPFSSEQKMMAVKCIHKYNNNKEEIFFAKGALETLLPQCTKYQFGTQTVPLTKQNESEFLAEAYEIGRKGLRVLALAKGRSMQDLIYCGLVGITDPPRPLVRESIEMLMQSGVRVKMVTGDAQETALAISNLIGIDTIHHQTLSGQEIDQMNEHQLDKVANNVSVFYRVSPRHKLEIVKSLQRTGNIVGMTGDGVNDGVALKKADIGIAMGKNGTDVCKEAADMILVNDDFHTIIAAIEEGKGIFYNIRNFVRFQLSTSIAALALIALATLMDIANPLNAMQILWINIIMDGPPAQSLGVEPVDHDVLKQKPRNVKQPMITKSVVVNVLLSASIIVLGTLWVFQREMADGTLGKTKRDTTMTFTCFVFFDMFNALSCRSQTKSVFTIGLTTNRMFLLAVGFSIVGQMLVVYFPPLQMVFQTEALTPYDIFFLVSLTSSVLVVSEIKKWFERTMERKMYSTRSELDFV is encoded by the exons ATGCTGCTATCCACGTCGGAGTCATCGACCCACAGCGCCTCCGAGGTGGCTGGACGATTGCAGGTCGACGTGCGGACCGGCCTAAAATGGACGGAAGCCAAGTACCGGGCAAAGATTATCGGTCACAATGAGTTGCTGCTTGTCGAAGAAGACCCAACCTGGAAAAAGTATATTGAGCAATTCAAGAACCCGCTTATCCTACTGCTACTCGGCTCGGCCTTGGTCTCCGTGATAATGAAGCAGTTTGACGACGCCGTCAGCATAACCATAGCCATTCTGATCGTGGTCACGGTGGCCTTTATCCAGGAATACCGCTCGGAGAAGAGCCTGGAAGAGCTTAAGAAGCTGGTACCGCCCGAGTGCCACTGTCTGCGTGAGGGTCGACTTGACACGTTTCTGGCTCGAGAACTAGTCCCAGGCGACGTAGTTTACCTTAATGTAGGCGACCGCGTTCCTGCCGACATCCGGCTTTTTGAGGCCGTGGACCTATCCATTGACGAAAGCAGTTTTACCGGCGAAACGGAGCCGGCGCGCAAAATCACTGACGTCCTACTGAACAACACGAACGTCAAAGACCACAGCAACATGAAGAACATTGCCTTCATGGGCACGCTTGTGCGTTGCGGCAATGGGAAGGGCATAGTAGTCAGCACCGGGGAGCGCAGCGAGTTCGGCGAGGTCTTCAAGATGATGCAGGCCGAGGAGGCTCCCAAGACGCCGTTGCAGAAGTCAATGGACATTCTGGGGGCCCAGCTGAGCTTCTACTCCTTTCTCATAATTGGCGTGATTATGCTGCTAGGCTGGCTGCAGGGCAAGCCGCTCTCGGAGATGTTTAACATTAGCGTATCATTGGCCGTGGCCGCCATACCAGAGGGTTTACCCATCGTAGTCACGGTCACGTTAGCGCTGGGCGTTATGCGGATGGCTAAGCGCAACGCAATCGTTAAGAAGCTGCCGACAGTAGAGACACTTGGGTGCGTAAACGTTATTTGCTCGGACAAGACCGGCACCCTTACGAAAAACGAGATGACGGCCACGATTATCATCACTTCCGACGGCTACATGGCGGACGTGACTGGAGCCGGCTATAATGACCAGGGCGAGATTCACATTCGACACTGCAACAATGTGGAGATGGCCAAGTCGAACATCACGAACCTTCTTGAGATCGGGGCCGTCTGCAACAATGCCTACATCCAGAAGGGCACCTTGTTGGGTCAACCCACCGAGGGAGCCCTGGTGGCAGTGGCCATGAAGAACGGCATGTACGCCACAGCCGAGAACTATGTGCGCATCCAGGAGTACCCCTTCAGCTCTGAGCAAAAGATGATGGCCGTCAAGTGCATCCACaagtacaacaacaacaaggaggAGATCTTCTTCGCTAAGGGCGCGCTGGAGACCCTGCTGCCGCAGTGCACAAAGTACCAGTTCGGCACACAGACCGTGCCGCTAACGAAGCAGAATGAGTCCGAGTTTCTGGCTGAGGCATACGAGATCGGGCGCAAAGGCCTCCGGGTACTAGCACTAGCTAAGGGACGGTCCATGCAAGACCTCATTTACTGCGGCCTGGTCGGCATTACTGACCCTCCAAGGCCCTTGGTGCGTGAGTCCATCGAAATGTTGATGCAAAGCGGCGTGCGGGTCAAGATGGTAACTGGAGATGCGCAGGAGACAGCGTTGGCGATAT cgaaTCTCATTGGCATTGATACAATACACCACCAGACGCTGTCTGGGCAGGAGATAGACCAAATGAACGAGCATCAACTGGACAAGGTAGCCAACAATGTGAGCGTCTTTTACCGCGTATCACCGAGGCACAAGCTGGAGATAGTAAAGTCCCTCCAGCGCACCGGAAACATAGTTGGCATGACTGGGGACGGCGTCAACGACGGAGTGGCTTTGAAGAAGGCGGATATTGGTATTGCAATGGGCAAGAACGGCACTGACGTGTGCAAGGAGGCCGCGGATATGATTTTGGTCAATGACGATTTCCACACCATCAT TGCTGCTATCGAGGAGGGCAAGGGCATTTTCTACAACATTCGAAACTTTGTTCGGTTTCAACTGAGCACCTCAATCGCTGCACTGGCCCTCATCGCCTTGGCTACTCTGATGGACATTGCCAACCCCTTGAACGCTATGCAGATTTTGTGGATCAACATCATAATGGACGGCCCCCCAGCACAGTCACTTGGCGTGGAGCCCGTGGACCACGACGTGCTGAAGCAAAAGCCCCGCAATGTAAAGCAGCCCATGATAACCAAGTCGGTGGTGGTTAACGTGCTTCTAAGCGCCAGCATAATAGTCTTGGGCACGCTCTGGGTGTTTCAACGAGAAATGGCAGACGGGACGCTGGGCAAGACCAAGCGAGACACGACAATGACCTTCACGTGCTTCGTGTTCTTCGACATGTTTAATGCTCTTTCCTGCCGCTCGCAGACAAAGAGTGTTTTCACCATCGGCCTAACTACCAATCGCATGTTCCTGCTTGCCGTCGGCTTTTCAATTGTCGGCCAAATGCTGGTCGTCTATTTCCCACCGCTCCAGATGGTCTTTCAAACAGAAGCCCTAACGCCCTACGACATATTTTTCCTGGTCTCGCTCACCTCCTCCGTGCTGGTGGTTTCCGAAATAAAGAAGTGGTTTGAGCGCACCATGGAACGCAAGATGTACAGCACCCGTTCCGAGCTGGACTTTGTATGA